From a region of the Impatiens glandulifera chromosome 4, dImpGla2.1, whole genome shotgun sequence genome:
- the LOC124935032 gene encoding homeobox-leucine zipper protein HDG1-like, whose amino-acid sequence MDEMDAELQALSPIVPVWKVKFIRFCRQIAEGVWGMVDVSIEHSHDVFCKKCPIVTWVEHLDYEENEVINPLGVMSCSSSFGAQRWLSSLQRQCLCLAIISSPPTSTHDQTSVFSSFLRDGYSHSTKRSMVSMAHRMVRSFGFGLCSTVHQWQLVQAGETRLTIRNNNNIDNPAINIEGENGRRYNTPCQMPIQELAPINKSNDDELNRVSFLRTTVLIDRNNQKVVPIVQQTQSDESGSMLVYGMVNLPVMQVVMSGQDSSSVEILPNGFSIMPNIRRRECQEDSCTMTVVFQILTKNSPGNMNISIELIEYINNLMSQRIRRIKSSLCCG is encoded by the exons ATGGACGCTGAGCTACAAGCGCTATCTCCTATTGTTCCTGTTTGGAAAGTGAAGTTTATTCGATTCTGCAGACAGATTGCAGAGGGAGTGTGGGGAATGGTGGACGTGTCGATTGAACATTCCCATGATGTGTTTTGCAAGAAATGCCCAATA GTAACCTGGGTGGAGCATTTGGATTACGAAGAGAACGAGGTTATTAATCCGTTAGGAGTCATGAGTTGTAGTTCATCTTTTGGTGCTCAAAGGTGGCTTTCCTCACTTCAAAGACAATGCCTATGCTTGGCGATAATCTCGTCTCCTCCAACCTCCACTCATGATCAAACTAGTG TGTTTAGTTCTTTTCTCAGGGATGGTTATAGTCATTCCACTAAGAGAAGCATGGTTAGTATGGCTCATAGAATGGTGCGTAGCTTCGGTTTCGGTTTATGCTCGACTGTGCACCAATGGCAGCTAGTCCAAGCTGGGGAAACCAGGCTAACTATACGCAATAACAATAATATCGATAATCCAG CAATAAACATAGAAGGGGAGAATGGGAGGAGGTACAATACACCATGCCAAATGCCAATACAAGAGTTGGCTCCAATCAACAAGAGCAATGACGACGAACTCAACCGCGTCTCTTTTCTTCGCACGACA gTTTTAATTGATAGAAATAATCAAAAGGTTGTGCCTATAGTGCAACAGACACAGTCAGACGAGTCGGGATCCATGTTAGTATATGGGATGGTGAACTTACCGGTGATGCAGGTGGTGATGAGCGGCCAGGATTCAAGCTCGGTGGAGATACTTCCGAATGGATTTTCCATCATGCCAAATATCAGAAGAAGAGAATGCCAGGAGGATTCATGTACGATGACAGTTGTGTTCCAAATACTGACGAAGAATAGTCCGGGGAATATGAACATCTCGATAGAGTTGATTGAATACATAAACAACTTGATGTCTCAAAGGATTCGGAGGATCAAATCTTCTCTTTGTTGTGGCTAG